One segment of Erigeron canadensis isolate Cc75 chromosome 2, C_canadensis_v1, whole genome shotgun sequence DNA contains the following:
- the LOC122586825 gene encoding NADH dehydrogenase [ubiquinone] flavoprotein 1, mitochondrial has product MAPMKGILYLQRAALLRRQNGNWGIGARLFSTQSATTGNTAQPPPPPPPPEKTHFGGLKDEDRIFTNLYGIHDPFLKGAMKRGDWHRTKDLVLKGTDWIVSEMKRSGLRGRGGAGFPSGLKWSFMPKVSDGRPSYLVVNADESEPGTCKDREIMRNDPHKLLEGCLIAGVGMRATAAYIYIRGEYVNERLNLEKARKEAYAAGLLGKNACGSGYDFDVHIHFGAGAYICGEETALLESLEGKQGKPRLKPPFPANAGLYGCPTTVTNVETVAVSPTILRRGPEWFSSFGRKNNSGTKLFCISGHVNKPCTVEEEMSIPLKELLERHCGGVRGGWDNLLAVIPGGSSVPLLPKDVCEDVLMDFDALKAVQSGLGTAAVIVMDKSTDVVDAIARLSYFYKHESCGQCTPCREGTGWLWMIMERMKVGNAKLEEIDMLQEVTKQIEGHTICALGDAAAWPVQGLIRHFRPEMERRIKERADRELLQAAA; this is encoded by the exons Atg GCACCCATGAAGGGCATTCTTTATCTGCAACGGGCTGCTCTATTGAGGCGTCAAAATGGGAATTGGGGAATAGGTGCTAGATTGTTCAGCACTCAGTCTGCAACTACTGGTAATACTGctcaaccaccaccacctccccCGCCTCCCGAGAAAACTCACTTTGGTGGCTTGAAAGATGAAGATCGTATTTTTACCAACCTGTATGGTATTCATGACCCATTTCTTAAAGGGGCCATGAAACGTGGTGATTGGCATAGAACGAAAGACTTGGTGCTCAAGGGTACTGATTGGATTGTAAGTGAAATGAAAAGGTCAGGCCTACGTGGACGTGGTGGTGCTGGGTTTCCATCTGGTCTTAAATGGTCGTTTATGCCTAAGGTATCCGATGGTCGTCCATCGTATCTTGTTGTTAACGCAGATGAAAGTGAACCTGGAACCTGCAAGGATCGTGAAATCATGCGTAATGATCCACACAAACTGTTAGAAGGGTGCCTGATTGCTGGAGTAGGTATGAGAGCGACTGCTGCTTATATCTACATTAGAGGTGAATATGTGAATGAACGCCTTAACCTTGAAAAGGCTAGGAAAGAAGCCTATGCTGCTGGTTTACTTGGGAAAAATGCTTGTGGTTCGGGATACGATTTTGATGTACATATTCACTTTGGTGCTGGTGCTTACATTTGTGGTGAGGAGACGGCGCTGTTGGAGAGCCTCGAGGGTAAGCAAGGAAAACCTAGATTGAAGCCTCCTTTCCCAGCTAATGCGGGTCTGTATGGATGTCCCACAACTGTTACAAATGTGGAAACAGTAGCGGTGTCACCTACTATTTTAAGGCGTGGCCCTGAATGGTTCTCTAGTTTTGGGAGAAAGAACAATTCCGGGACGAAACTATTTTGCATATCTGGTCATGTTAATAAGCCATGCACAGTAGAAGAGGAGATGAGTATACCATTGAAGGAGCTGTTAGAGAGACATTGTGGTGGTGTTAGAGGTGGATGGGACAATTTGCTAGCAGTAATTCCCGGAGGTTCGTCTGTACCATTGCTTCCAAAGGACGTATGTGAGGATGTGCTGATGGATTTTGATGCACTTAAAGCTGTTCAGTCTGGACTAGGAACTGCAGCTGTTATTGTAATGGATAAGTCGACTGATGTCGTGGATGCTATTGCAAGGCTTTCTTACTTCTACAAGCATGAGAGTTGTGGTCAGTGCACTCCTTGCAGGGAGGGTACTGGATGGCTTTGGATGATCATGGAACGGATGAAGGTTGGAAACGCAAAGTTGGAGGAGATTGATATGCTCCAAGAAGTGACAAAGCAGATTGAAGGACACACAATTTGTGCCCTCGGTGATGCTGCTGCTTGGCCTGTTCAAGGTCTTATCAGGCATTTTAGGCCGGAGATGGAGAGGAGGATCAAGGAGCGAGCTGATCGAGAGTTGCTTCAGGCTGCTGCTTGA
- the LOC122589037 gene encoding uncharacterized protein LOC122589037 encodes MAMAASSSSSSSTSSNFTTFHKPSQMMRTRIVCRKKEKGGRDQNYPYKVIEITPPPRHLGTRCFPINLQCGDGVTIEGHNYTISSVTHRYQLRKGKYEPSEKRLDVLSTGRYIVNLYLESLLEQS; translated from the exons ATGGCAATGGCCgcatcttcatcatcgtcatcttctACTTCATCCAATTTCACCACATTTCATAAG CCATCACAGATGATGAGGACGAGGATAGTGTGTAGaaagaaggaaaaagggggaaGAGATCAAAACTATCCGTATAAAGTTATTGAAATAACGCCTCCTCCTAGACACCTTGGCACTCGTTGTTTCCCTATC AACTTGCAATGTGGAGATGGTGTGACAATCGAAGGCCATAATTACACGATCTCATCGGTGACACACAGGTACCAGCTTCGGAAAGGTAAATATGAACCTAGCGAGAAAAGGCTTGATGTCCTTTCAACTGGACGATACATAGTGAATTTATATTTGGAAAGCCTATTAGAACAGTCTTGA
- the LOC122588828 gene encoding alpha-1,3/1,6-mannosyltransferase ALG2-like, giving the protein MENKEDSCSKMNIAIIHPDLGIGGAERLIVDAAVELASHGHNVHIFTSHHDTSRCFEETLAGTFAVTVYGSFLPRHILYRFHAVCAYLRCIFVALCVLFKWPFFDVVLADQVSVVIPILKLKKSTKVVFYCHFPDLLLAKHNSLLRRIYRMPINFLEQLTTGMADLILVNSKFTASTFAATFKRLDSQGIRPAVLYPAVNVAQFNKPNAYKLNFLSINRFERKKNIDLAISAFAMLGSLDATLTIAGGFDQRLRENVDYLEQLKFLAEIKGVSNQVKFITSCPTAERNALLSDCLCVIYTPKDEHFGIVPLEAMAAHKPVIACNSGGPVETVKDGETGFLCDPTPQSFSLAMAKFLKDPSLAETMGSKARTHVSTTFSTKTFGDQLNQYLTSVVAKSKQDKRSKAE; this is encoded by the exons ATGGAGAATAAAGAAGACTCTTGTTCAAAGATGAACATCGCTATTATTCATCCTGATTTAGGAATTG GAGGAGCGGAAAGGTTAATAGTTGACGCAGCAGTTGAACTTGCTTCACATGGTCATAATGTTCACATTTTCACGTCTCACCATGACACCAGTCGCTGTTTTGAGGAGACCCTTGCTG GGACATTTGCAGTTACTGTATATGGATCGTTCCTACCCAGACATATTTTATATCGTTTTCATGCAGTATGTGCGTATCTGCGTTGCATTTTTGTCGCTCTTTGTGTGTTGTTCAAGTGGCCTTTTTTTGATGTTGTACTTGCCGATCAAGTATCCGTTGTCATTCcaattttgaagttaaaaaagTCTACAAAG GTTGTTTTCTATTGTCATTTCCCGGATTTGTTGCTCGCTAAACACAATTCTCTTCTTAGAAGGATTTACCGGATGCCCATAAATTTTTTAGAACAATTAACAACAGGAATGGCGGATCTGATTCTTGTCAACAGCAAATTTACAGCATCCACTTTTGCTGCAACTTTCAAGCGTCTTGATTCTCAGGGTATAAGACCAGCCGTGCTTTATCCAGCAGTAAATGTGGCCCAGTTCAACAAGCCAAATGCTTATAA GTTGAATTTTCTATCAATCAACcggtttgaaagaaaaaagaacatAGACTTGGCAATATCAGCATTTGCGATGCTTGGCTCTCTTGATGCAACATTGACTATTGCAG GTGGATTCGATCAGCGGTTGAGAGAGAATGTTGACTATTTAGAGCAGCTTAAATTCTTGGCAGAAATTAAAGGGGTTTCAAATCAGGTCAAATTCATCACATCTTGTCCCACTGCCGAAAGAAATGCCCTTCTTTCTGATTGCCTATGTGTTATATACACACCAAAG GATGAACATTTTGGCATTGTTCCCTTGGAGGCAATGGCTGCACATAAGCCTGTAATCGCATGCAATAGTGGTGGACCTGTCGAGACAGTGAAAGATGGCGAGACAGGGTTTTTGTGTGACCCAACCCCACAAAGCTTCTCGTTGGCCATGGCCAAATTTCTTAAGGACCCCTCTTTGGCAGAAACAATGGGTTCCAAAGCACGAACCCATGTTTCCACAACATTTTCTACAAAGACCTTTGGAGACCAATTGAATCAATATCTCACCAGTGTAGTAGCAAAGAGCAAACAAGATAAAAGATCTAAAGCAGAATGA